The sequence TAGAATAGGTATCGCTCCATTTGAAACTCACCAGTTGGTGATTGGTGGCGTTGGAGTCGTCGTCTGGGTACGGCTTGGTCACGCCCATGGCCACACAGTTGGCAAAAATGGCGAGTAGAATGAAAATATCAAAGGGCTTGGGGTTTGGAGTTAAGGGGATAAAATGCATCTTTACTGTaacacacaactgcacaaaCTTCTTCCTCCCAACATTAACTCATCATGTGTTTGAATCACAAGCAGGACgatgtgaacacaaacaccacaaccCTCTGAGAGAAAGGATATTTCCACTCCACCAGGGCCAGCGCTGCCATGCGGATGGGGTTGCTGAGGGTGAGGCAGCAGAGGGCTCGGGGGGCCCTGAGGGCAGACTTGTTCGCCTGCATGGCCTTCTTGGCCCCCCCACCTCTTTTCCTGGCCGAGCCAGTGGACCCGAGGGTGTCCGTCTTGCCTCCATTCTCCCCCGGGGGGGCATCTGTCAAACCAAAATGAAACCACACAGTATTGACGTTAATGGAATCTTAAACACAGGTATAACATGATCACTAAGATTTGATTATTCCTTCCATGTGAGCTCATTGCCATGAGAGAAGTAGGCGTGTCATATTGATGGACACCTTCACTGTTATGTGATTAAAACGAAAACAATCCAATCACCCTGCACCAGGTCTGGTCTGGTCCCACCTCGCACCACATCCCACTGCTAATATCAGCTCACGTTTTTAATTTCAAACCCAAGTGGCCACATGGCTGCAGTGACGGACAGGTACTCGAtcctgaaggcctcacgttatAAGACCAGATGTGACCTACTTCTTTATAGGGAGCGGTGTGGCACTTAACCCGCAGCACTAACGCCCTGCACGGGGAATAAGCCTGCGGGTGCATGTATTATCTCACCTGTGTTCAAACTGCACATGAAGGACTTTGAGTTGTGCATTGATTAAAGTAAAATGCTCTAATTTAATTGAAGCAAAAATTATTTTTACTATCAGAGCAAACATATCtacagcttccttctctatttGCAATTTGCATGTGATTTCTACAAAGCTTTTTAAGTGTAATGAACCAAAGGGTTTCTCTGTAATGCACAAACCTGCAGTGCCATCTTGCAGCCAACACTACGGAGACATTATCCGGAGTCCCTACCTTTCTTCGCCCCCTCCATGTCCGCAGTTCAACTCCACGAATTCACTTCTGAAATCTGCACCATCAACTCCTCAGGGGATCTGCGATGCACACCGGATCATAGATATATAAAAACctgccacctccaccaccacccccccaaaaaagagaaggagaagttccCAGGAGTTGGAAACGACGCAGCCTCATATCCACATGGTGCAGCTCAGTCTGGAGCCTGGGAATCCAATTAACGTCGCTTTCTGCCAATTTCTCACCGTGCGTacaatacaaaattaaaaactGCGATTGCCTCTTATATTTGTTTTGATCTACATAGAAACACAAAGGGGAGGAATATTAAAACAAACGCGTCCCCATATCCTCGGTGGTCAGCCGTCAGGATTAGACGCGCTGAGCCGTTTAAAAGGGATGACAGTGGAAATCTTCCAGGGGAAGGAAGGTGGAGAGAGACCGGGAGGAATCTCCTGCGACCCGCTGGGGGTTTGCTGCACCATTAAAGTTCAAATAGGAAGAGTAGATTATATTGGGAGGTTCATGAAAAGGATGGAAATGATTGACTGTGTTAGAGAAAACACTTTCAAGGATTTCTGCCAGAAGCAGCAGGGTGCACTACCAGGAGAGGAAACCAGGGGGCGCACTTCCACAGCAAATAACCACAGCTGAGATTGAGCCCGAGTGCATGAACAGTAGATAATGTGCAAAATTTTCCCTGTTATTATCACTCACCTCAACTTTAAGCTTTCAAAAACCAGGACCGtgacaaataaagaaaacaacaaatcaaaacCTTCAAGAATATGTGATGCCTTTATTGTTAGTATCAACTTCTGCACGATAAATACATTAACACGATACACAAAATAGAAATTCTCTCTATACATAGTTTGACAGTGAAACACTGGGTTGTGCTGCCCCGTCTCCCTGCCGAGGCAGACGCTTAAAGAGAGCAGAGAGACGGGGGGGTCAAAAAGTGCCTGATGGATAAAGCAGCGATCAAAGAGAAGACGGgtgcttgaaaaaaaacaaggtgaaCTGAGCCAGGACCTTCAACTCAGCAGTTTTCACAGACATAACTTGAACAAACTCCATTCCAGCATGTGAAGATAATATTTGCTCAAAGTTAAGAAGCTGTcggtgggtgggggggaagcgcaaacaaaaacaggaatGAGCTTTTTTTATAGCTAAGACTCGACTTATGCGCAcaagtgatttaaaaacactgttTGCATTGATTGTCTCCGTTGATATATAATTCAAACTTTGACATAGACTCACAGAAAACATGTGAGAACAAACTCAACTTTTCATGAGGCCCCATCTTcctttattcaaatgtttctcTTTGGTCAATCGATCATTATTTGCAGCTTCCCTAAATAATCTGATTGATGCAATCATGTGGTGGAGTTATCTCTCTGCTTAGCTCATCCTCTGCTTACCAGGGCAGATGAGGCTAAGTTGGTAAATGCCAGTCAatagaattataattttttactaGAATGATTTAGTTTAGTTGGAATTCTCAGAGTTCATTTTGCCTTTTTGTTGTCGTACATTATTTGTTAATAAACATCACATGTTCACAGGATCTGCTTCTTTAATATCCTTTTTGAAAAGTTTCAGTGCCAAACAACATCCTCCACCCCCTTAATGGGGCTTAATGTAATACTAATATAGTACCAGAATACAATTCTCAATGGTAAAACCTCACTGAATAAATTGTACTACTCACACACATAACTACTTCTGTACATATCAGCCATTTAAACAATAACTTTAAAGTTGAATACATCTATGAAAACAGTTCTAAAATCTTTGGATTCTTGTTCAACATATGTTCAAACTGATCAAACTGGGTCAATACATTTCAGAATTGCACATTGAACTCAAAGAGGTCACAGGTAAGTGACAACAACCAATGATGCATAAAAACATTGCATGAGATGCTGCAGGTGCAAACAAGAGGTTTGTCAGAAGGATCCTCGCTCACATAAACACTCACTTAAAACTAGAACTCACAGTACTTTGTTCCTGAGGTATAAAACCTGAAGTGCTACTACTTGACACCACTGTAGTGACCAGTATCTCCACCTGATACCTGCTGTAGTACCTCGGTGTCCCTGCTACTCTGTGGTGGGACTCCCTGTGTTCACAGCTGCTCTCATTCCTTAACATTCCCTACACTTGTGCTGCATCTTTTGGAGGCAACTGATTCGGGTCGTCTGCAAagggagaagctgcaggagaaggagaaagaggaaaacacaaacaagtcgGTTATGTCAGGTTCAGGTTTTTGTGGTGGCCCATTGTCTTCCATGATATATGAAGTTTCTCCACACCTGCCATGTCAGTGTCTCCTGCTGAATTAATCTTTTGATGTGCTAACCTTTTCTCAGACTGTTACATCCAATTCTCCAATTATTGATTTCCATCATTTCGCAGAAAAGTCTCAGAGAAAATGTTTAACCTTTTCATTCAGTGCGTTTATGTGCGAGTAGATTCCGACACTGACAGTGCATCACAATGAGATCTTATGATAACCTGGGATGGATTTAATGCCAAGTTTGAGCTGATGTATTTTATTGTTCAGAAATCACTTGTAATTCATGGACCTGGTAAACCGTGCAATTCTCTTTTCCTCACAAAACATTTGcagatttatattattattaatgtataataaatgagaaattaaattaaacattgttAGCTAACTGTGGCCATACTTCTGCAGCTTCACTTACGATTCTGAAACTGCTGCGCTGTGTATCTGGTGAGGAGGATCCCAAAACCCTCAATGAGAGCCAGCAAAATCCCTCCCATCATGGCAGAGCCCATCATGGCTAAGGGCCCACCTGGAGACAAGAACACAAAAGGTGGTGTTACTGAGGTGGTGTCAAGCTCATCGGTAAGATCAGTACGACTTCATGGGCTTGTTCTTACTGCGCGCTGCCAGGATAGCTCCAGTCAGCGCACCACTTGTTATAGAGTTCCAGGGGTCTTCTTTCCCTCTGACGCGAACCAGACCACAGTCAATTGTGGAGAAGAGACCCCCCCACACAGCAAAGCTCCCTGTAGAACCACCAAAAACAAACCTGTGAGTATCTAGACTGCCTCATTAATGCACACTTCATTGTGTTAATGGGTAAAATCAGACCAACACCAAGCTGACCCTGACCATGACTTTATATTTGTACTTTTTCAGTTTATTGAGTGTAGATTAATAGCCCAAAATGGCAAAACTATCAtagtaaattaaatatatagtaCACTACAGCGTGTGTAAATAGTGAAGGATTCTGAATACttgctgaagctgctgttttagGTTTTGATGTAAAGTTAACATTTAATCAGCGCTGCTACAACAAaccacctcctcacctccaatCTGTGGAGCTCTTACTCTCACTGCGTTGGCGCTCCCTCTCAGTCGGTGTGCGACACCCTGAAACATTAGAGCACTGTTCAGTTCTGCCTTTGGAAACCAGATGTGATTCACAGAGCAAAACCCACAATGTTCTGAACTCACTGCAGGGGCGTTACGAAAGCCCTTGATTGACTGGAACACCCCTCCACCGATTGCACCCATGGTGAAGGCCCCTCCGCAGTCGTCCACTATCCTCCACGGACTACAGGCAGACATCAAGAGGAGCAAGGATGTTAATATAAGCATGAAAAGCATAAACACCTCCACTCTGTCATGTGGGATGTGTATTGTAATGTGGAATGTGTAAATGTAATCATACAACATTCAATGCGGAGGAATGTCTGCACAAAAAAACCTAATCCCGATAATTGCAGAGAGAAAATTGGTGTAATTACAGTTCAGTTCACATTGTGCTAACACAGTGATTTAGATATTCAATAGATGATCAATATTTTTGCCTAAGCCATCTTATCCACAGATTGTCTACAAAACTCATTCGAGAACACATTGACTGGTTTGTCTACACATTTATAAATCTCTGTATACATATACAGGTTTGTGTGCACATCTATGAGTCACTTTTATAACTCTGTGTACACAGTAAAATGTACGTTTATGCATCCACAGGCATATGTACACATTATTAAATCTCAgtacatatttacatttttgtgtacacatgtataaCTCTCTGTAGACATGTACAGGTTTGTGAACACATTTACAAGTCTCTGTACACAACTATAAACCTCTGTACACTTCCACAGTAACAATCAACATACAAATATCatcacactacacacactacacgTTTACAGATTTTTTAACACACAGTAAACTACACATCGAGCTACAAGTTCCCAGCTCTCCACACTAATTTTCTAATGAAATGTATATAATAACAGTCCCATAGCAATATAACTGACATGTAAAGTAGAATGTTTGATGTATTTGTATTCTGTTTACTACACTGTCACTATATTTACATTAAATAGTGTTGGATCTGACAGTTGTTCCTCTGTGGACAAACTGACCCCAGCTCCATCTCCTGCActaagctaacatgctaacaggcTAAATCTACTCCCACTGACTCCGGTAcaagttattaaaaacacacacagagaccgaGGCTCGGTGTTTCTGAACAAGTAGGGAAATTAAAGGTGTTAATCTCACCAGGGCTCGCGGGCAtattcctccatgtttgttgtcgTCGTCAACGAGAGCTACGTGACGTCATCTCAGCGCGCCGCCCGGTCCTGCTGTTTTGGTTGAAAGTCGCGTCGTCCACTCGTTGGGTCTTATTCTCCTGAACCAGGTGAAGAGAAAACGCTTTTAACTCATTATTATCACATAGAAACTGtgggtttgttgtttgtgtgttttctgccgGACACACACGTGTGTTTGCGGGGTTATTTGTTCAGCTGTGAGCCCCGAGTCTCCGAGTCTGATGCAGTTTGGTTCAATCAAACCTCACATGTCTCACGGATCCACCTCTTTATTGTTAAAAATACATAGTTGTTCAAACTCAAAACTCGAGCAGATGGAATTGACGATGATTAAAAGACCAAACAATCACAGACACGTTTCACCAGGAGACACAAAGGAGGACAGGAGGCTGGAAGTAGCTTCTGGTCCACAGCTTCAGGTCCACAGCTTCAGGGGGAAGCTGCTGGTTCCGTGACATTAAAACCACATCAGGAGAAGTGCAGGTTAAAAGCCTCCTGCTACGAACCCATAGGAGCTTCAGACTCTGCATCACACGTTTTATGTTTTGGGGAAATCTCTGTGAAAATGCACAGAATCGCTTCAATACCACAGTTTGCGGTGGGTCGTGATTAAAAGTCCAGTTGAGACACTGTTCGACCAACAGGCCAGAAGATGTGTTAAAAAACTGTTAATGTAAAAACCTGAGGCCACAGAGTGTCTTTAGTTTACTAATTTGTCTGAATAAATCTGTATGATAATCAATTTACTGTACTATATGACAAACTAGAGTCTGCGCCAAGGACCAGCAGTGTTCTTATGAAACCAAATTCAAATTGACATGATctgaatttttatttggatctgcacaaaactgcacaaactcatcattcccctaaacatgcctgaggttttttaatcaagatccatcacTTGTTATCTGGGAAAATCTACAAACTGTAGAAAAGCCTCTCACCATGTTAAGGAAAATTAAattctgatctggatctgcaccaaattttatTTGTTCTTCACTGAGTTGCTATTTTCATGGAAAACCGGTTCAGTACTTTTCgtgtaaacaaataaatactgatgaaaacatATTAGCACATTGTGGTTTGAGgtaaaaatcacatttattatattaaattaaaaaaccaGCTGGAGATACAAGCACATAGTATTTGGGTTTGTAATGAATACTTGGTACAAAGAGCTGAAAATAATGTTTACTGTCAGTCCAATATGATTTTTGCTTTCCTTATTATGCTCATGTACTAGctgtatatatgttttaaaaagCCAGTAGataacatcccccccccccccccctctctctgtgtttcaggaTGCCTCTACCTGCGGCACTGCTGGCCCGCTTGGCCAAGAGAGGGATTGTGAGACAGTCGGATCAAGGTACCAGGAAACCCTCTTCTCTCGCCCTTCATACATCTCTTTCATATGCttcatacattttttgtgtCTTATAATAACTTTTATCTTCTTATTCCACCAGAGGTAGATGAGGAGATTATTGCTGAAGATTACGATGACAACAACGTAGATTACGAAGCGGGCAGAGTAGAGAATCTTCCTCCGAACTGGTACAAAGTGTTTGACACTGCTTGGTATGTAAACTCCATTTCtaaaatttgtttttactgtcagtCTATACATATACAAAGTTAACATTTTTCCTTTGTGATAGTTTCAAAAGATTGAAGTCCAATAATATCTGTCACTGCTCAGGTGCTTTTATTATTGGGTTAAACACAGCAGAATAATTGTATTATGCAGAAACATCAACCTGTTACAGTTTATGTGAAAGGAaacttgataaaacaacatttacattaGCAGACGTTTAAAACTTTTTTGAGCTATTTCATGGTTATGTTAGCTTTGCCACTCTGCAGCCATATATGCGTTTATGATTATATAGTTTAGTTTTGTGGGAAATAAGATTCTGTTTCATGATTATACTATTATTACACGTGACCGTTTATTTTAaccatcaaattaattaaatcaatcACTTTCCAACTTACTATCATGAATTAGGTCATTCATGACTTTCTTGCTGCAAActcatgtgttgtttttatttatccttCAAACCTTTAGTGGTCTTCCTTATTACTGGAATGTGGAGACAGATTTGGTGGCCTGGCTGTCCCCAAATGACCCATCTGCAGTGGTATCGAAGGCTGCCAAGAAGATAAGAGGTATGACATTATAAAGCCTCTGCACTCTGCTAAGATGACGTAGTGGAGGACGACTCCCTCGAGTTTTTCCAGTTGCAGCAGGAAGTTTATCTTCCAGATGTGGTTAAAGTGAGGGGTGGTGTCGGGAGGGATTTAGACTCACCTTCactatataaatatgatcatgTCAGCTTTACCGACATTTTTTCTGTCAATATTGACACAGAGTAAGCTGGTTGTTATTGGTTAAAACACAGGAAACCTAGGGGGGTGCTGGTGCATGTGAATGAGGGGATGTATCTGAAGCACACTGTTGAGTCTTCTCTTTGCCACGGGACTGACTCAACTGAGATGTGATGACTCTGGAGACTTGTCCGCACTCTCACAAATTCATTTTGGCACCATGTAAATTGATGTGGTTGGACAGGTCAAGGGCAGTAATTCATTCACGGAGGAGCAAATACAATGCAGAGTATTTACGCTTTGCTTGGGTGAGGGGAGGAGCCGCTTTAAAGTATGTTAGGACCGTTTAAATGTTCTGTAGGTTATGTGGAGTCCAGCAGATTTACATTGGCACAGCCTCTGCAGGGTCCCCTAAAATGTCAAAGGGTCATTTACCATGAATGCTTGGCTTCCATTGGTATGTTCACCCAACTGTAAAACTGTTTATTGATCTATAAGTTGATCTGATTAATGATCCTAGTTGATGTCCTGTCACCTGCGACATCAGAAATCATTGCAGGTATGATCATTTTTGCAAGTTAATCTCAGAATGCAGTTTGTTTTCTGCCAAACTTTGGCAATAGTTTATTTTGCGACAGCCggcttttattaatttgtttttgtctttgtctagttgatggaggaggaggaggaggaggagaagaaaaagaaaaaaccatCGAGAGGCAGTTCGAGAAGCTGGATAGAGAGCGAGAGCGGGAAAGAGaacgggagagggagagagagcgcgagagGGACGAggcgagggacagagacagaaggaagCCGAGGAGGGAGGACGCCGCACCGTACAGCAAGAACAAAAGAGGTAACGTTTACATCCGGTATATACTACACAAGCATTTTCaaaccaatgttttttttttctatgaatGGAGGTTACACACaatatctttgtctttcaggtagAAAAGAAGACGAGATGGACCCCATGGATCCAAGTGCTTATTCTGATGCTCCGAGGTATTTACACTACAGTATAGACAGTCATGAAAAGGTCACTCCAACGTGGGGTGGAAAAAATCTCAAACAAA comes from Pleuronectes platessa chromosome 6, fPlePla1.1, whole genome shotgun sequence and encodes:
- the timm17b gene encoding mitochondrial import inner membrane translocase subunit Tim17-B isoform X1, which produces MEEYAREPCPWRIVDDCGGAFTMGAIGGGVFQSIKGFRNAPAVSSEHCGFCSVNHIWFPKAELNSALMFQGVAHRLRGSANAVRVRAPQIGGSFAVWGGLFSTIDCGLVRVRGKEDPWNSITSGALTGAILAARSGPLAMMGSAMMGGILLALIEGFGILLTRYTAQQFQNPSPFADDPNQLPPKDAAQV
- the timm17b gene encoding mitochondrial import inner membrane translocase subunit Tim17-B isoform X2; amino-acid sequence: MEEYAREPCPWRIVDDCGGAFTMGAIGGGVFQSIKGFRNAPAGVAHRLRGSANAVRVRAPQIGGSFAVWGGLFSTIDCGLVRVRGKEDPWNSITSGALTGAILAARSGPLAMMGSAMMGGILLALIEGFGILLTRYTAQQFQNPSPFADDPNQLPPKDAAQV
- the pqbp1 gene encoding polyglutamine-binding protein 1; its protein translation is MPLPAALLARLAKRGIVRQSDQEVDEEIIAEDYDDNNVDYEAGRVENLPPNWYKVFDTACGLPYYWNVETDLVAWLSPNDPSAVVSKAAKKIRVDGGGGGGGEEKEKTIERQFEKLDRERERERERERERERERDEARDRDRRKPRREDAAPYSKNKRGRKEDEMDPMDPSAYSDAPRGSWSTGLPKRNEAKTGADTTAAGPLFQQRPYPSPGAVLRANAANKIPKE